A single genomic interval of Neisseria leonii harbors:
- the glnE gene encoding bifunctional [glutamate--ammonia ligase]-adenylyl-L-tyrosine phosphorylase/[glutamate--ammonia-ligase] adenylyltransferase — protein MNVAEHAARYSPYLARLLAGGLLKAEILNPMLDKVLDTADFQAFADWDSICGEENEAELARQLRLLRRYVVAQIMVRDLNRISDLAEVTRTITLFADFAVNTALDFAYTYYRGLYGTPRGRHTGQVQYLSVVAMGKAGGYELNVSSDIDLIFVYPEAGETDGRRGRDNQEFFTKVGQKLIVLLNDITADGQVFRVDMRLRPDGDSGPLVWSETALEQYLIRQGREWERYAWCKGRVITPYPNGISALVRPFVFRKYLDYSAYEAMRALHRQIRSEVERKGMAGNIKLGAGGIREVEFIAQIFQMIRGGRTPGLQLKGTQETLHELARLNIIGRETADTLLAAYRFLRDVEHRLQYWDDRQTQTLPDAPEQQQRLAESMGFADYAAFSDGLDGHRRRVDAVFNDILAEPADEPQQAASWQWIWQESADEAAVNRRLAAHGFDSAVAERLAQLRQSGKYRRLSAQAQPRFDAVIPKLAEAAAARPNPAATLLRLLDFLENISRRSAYLAFLNEHPQALHQVAGIFSQSAWVAAYLTRYPILLDELLSAQLMDTAFDWPALGRALSDGLSAAAGDTEAQMDLLRHFQHTQVFCLAVQDLAGLWTVEALSDQLSALADTVLTAALPAVWADTPKTHTDTPHIAVIGYGKLGGKELGYASDLDLVYLYDDPHPDAPDVYGRFVRRLTNWLSAATGAGTLYDVDLRLRPNGEDGFLVHSTAAFEKYQRENAWTWEHQSLTRARFICGRPEIGAAFDRIRQDLLTQPRDAAALARDITAMREKMFATRPPHDGDVKYARGGVVDVEFIVQYLILAHAARHPQLLDNYGNIALLRIAAEAGLIEPEPAAQSRTAYRFYRLQQHNAKLRDAGKAEPTPELLSHYQSVRRLWQQVFGEPPATA, from the coding sequence ATGAATGTTGCCGAACACGCTGCCCGCTATTCTCCCTATCTTGCCCGCCTCTTGGCCGGCGGCCTGCTGAAAGCCGAAATACTCAATCCGATGCTGGACAAAGTCCTGGATACGGCCGATTTTCAGGCGTTTGCCGACTGGGACTCAATCTGCGGCGAAGAAAATGAAGCCGAACTGGCGCGCCAACTGCGCCTGCTGCGCCGTTATGTGGTGGCGCAGATTATGGTGCGCGACTTGAACCGTATCAGCGATTTGGCCGAGGTTACCCGCACCATTACCCTTTTTGCCGATTTCGCCGTCAATACCGCGCTGGATTTCGCCTATACCTATTATCGGGGGCTGTACGGCACACCGCGCGGCCGCCATACGGGCCAGGTGCAGTATTTGAGCGTGGTGGCGATGGGCAAGGCGGGCGGTTATGAATTGAATGTGTCGTCCGATATCGACCTGATTTTTGTTTACCCCGAAGCGGGTGAAACAGACGGCCGCCGTGGGCGCGACAATCAGGAATTTTTCACCAAAGTCGGGCAGAAACTGATTGTGCTGCTCAACGACATCACGGCCGACGGACAGGTGTTCCGCGTGGATATGCGGCTGCGCCCCGACGGCGACTCCGGCCCTCTGGTATGGAGCGAAACCGCGCTGGAACAGTATTTAATCCGGCAGGGACGGGAATGGGAGCGTTACGCCTGGTGCAAAGGCCGCGTCATCACACCGTATCCCAACGGCATTAGTGCGCTGGTGCGTCCGTTCGTGTTCCGAAAATATCTGGATTACAGCGCCTACGAAGCCATGCGCGCGCTGCACCGCCAAATCCGCAGCGAAGTGGAACGCAAAGGCATGGCGGGTAACATCAAACTGGGGGCGGGCGGCATACGCGAAGTGGAATTTATCGCCCAGATTTTCCAAATGATACGCGGCGGCCGCACCCCGGGCCTGCAATTGAAAGGCACACAGGAAACCCTGCACGAATTGGCGCGGCTGAACATCATCGGGCGGGAGACCGCCGATACTCTGCTGGCCGCCTACCGTTTTTTACGCGATGTCGAACACCGCCTGCAATATTGGGACGACCGGCAGACACAAACCCTGCCCGATGCGCCCGAACAGCAGCAACGCTTGGCCGAAAGCATGGGTTTTGCCGACTATGCCGCATTTTCAGACGGCCTCGACGGCCACCGGCGGCGGGTAGACGCCGTGTTCAACGACATTCTGGCCGAACCGGCCGACGAACCGCAACAGGCCGCCTCTTGGCAGTGGATATGGCAGGAAAGCGCCGACGAAGCGGCCGTGAACCGCCGGCTGGCCGCGCACGGTTTCGATTCGGCTGTGGCCGAACGGCTGGCACAGCTGCGCCAAAGCGGCAAGTACCGCCGTCTCTCGGCCCAAGCCCAGCCGCGCTTTGATGCCGTGATACCGAAACTGGCCGAAGCAGCCGCCGCCCGTCCCAATCCTGCCGCCACCCTGCTGCGCCTGCTGGATTTTCTCGAAAACATCAGCCGCCGCTCCGCCTATCTGGCCTTTCTCAACGAACACCCCCAAGCCCTGCACCAAGTGGCCGGTATTTTCAGCCAGAGCGCGTGGGTGGCCGCCTATCTGACCCGATACCCGATTCTGCTCGACGAATTGCTGAGTGCGCAATTGATGGATACCGCCTTCGACTGGCCCGCACTCGGCCGCGCCCTTTCAGACGGCCTGAGTGCCGCTGCGGGCGACACCGAAGCACAGATGGATCTGCTGCGCCATTTCCAGCACACCCAAGTATTCTGCCTGGCCGTTCAGGATTTGGCGGGTCTGTGGACGGTGGAAGCCCTGTCCGACCAACTTTCCGCGCTGGCCGATACCGTCCTGACCGCCGCCTTGCCCGCCGTGTGGGCAGATACGCCGAAAACCCACACCGACACGCCCCATATCGCCGTCATCGGTTACGGCAAACTCGGCGGCAAAGAGCTGGGCTATGCCTCCGATCTCGATTTGGTCTATCTCTACGACGACCCCCACCCCGACGCGCCCGATGTTTACGGCCGCTTCGTCCGCCGCCTGACCAACTGGCTGTCGGCCGCCACCGGAGCGGGCACACTCTATGATGTCGATTTGCGCCTGCGCCCAAACGGCGAAGACGGTTTCCTCGTCCACAGCACCGCCGCTTTTGAAAAATACCAGCGCGAAAACGCATGGACATGGGAACACCAATCCCTGACCCGCGCCCGCTTTATCTGCGGCCGCCCCGAAATCGGTGCGGCATTCGACCGCATCCGCCAAGACTTGCTCACACAGCCGCGCGATGCCGCCGCCCTGGCCCGCGACATCACCGCCATGCGCGAAAAAATGTTCGCCACCCGCCCGCCACACGATGGCGATGTCAAATACGCGCGCGGCGGCGTGGTCGATGTCGAATTCATTGTCCAATATCTGATTCTCGCCCATGCCGCCCGCCACCCGCAGCTGCTCGACAACTACGGCAACATCGCCCTGCTGCGCATCGCCGCCGAAGCCGGACTGATTGAGCCGGAACCGGCCGCACAAAGCCGCACCGCCTACCGCTTCTACCGCCTGCAACAGCACAACGCCAAACTGCGCGATGCCGGTAAAGCCGAACCCACCCCCGAACTGCTCAGCCACTATCAATCCGTCCGCCGCCTGTGGCAGCAGGTGTTCGGCGAACCGCCCGCCACCGCCTGA